The following are from one region of the Terriglobales bacterium genome:
- a CDS encoding efflux RND transporter periplasmic adaptor subunit produces MAITELEQPPRAKDMNGSEGSSPTPFRRKTIWLVAVIALLLVTAVMSFAILPRIKAKAAVHGETAEMAVPTVTVIHPEHSAPSKEIVLPANVQAFSSAPIYARTNGYLKRWYVDIGTHVKKGQLLAEIETPEVDQQLQQARAQLATANANLKLSQITSNRFQELLKSDSVSKQETDSAVGAYEANVATVQANEFNVKRLQDLQSFERIYAPFDGVITARNTDIGALIDSGSGGAKTELFRIAQPGVVRAYVNVPQAYSQSAKSGIAADLRLAEFPGQRFQGKLVRTAEAIDPVTRTLLVEVDVPNPTGSLLTGAYAEVHLKIPSASSAYVLPVNTLLFRSDGLRIATVRDGAHAQLVPVTIGRDFGDRVEVVAGLNGDEAVIVNPPDSLSSGARVRVAQSPAVLGG; encoded by the coding sequence ATGGCAATAACTGAATTAGAGCAACCACCAAGAGCGAAGGATATGAATGGTTCAGAGGGTAGTTCCCCTACACCGTTTCGCAGAAAAACGATCTGGCTTGTTGCTGTAATCGCACTCCTGCTTGTGACTGCGGTCATGTCGTTTGCTATATTGCCGCGAATCAAAGCAAAAGCAGCCGTGCATGGCGAGACCGCGGAAATGGCCGTACCCACGGTGACAGTAATACATCCCGAGCACTCAGCCCCAAGCAAGGAGATCGTCCTGCCGGCCAATGTGCAAGCCTTCAGCAGCGCGCCGATTTACGCCCGAACCAACGGATATCTGAAGCGGTGGTACGTCGATATCGGGACTCACGTGAAGAAAGGGCAACTTTTAGCTGAAATCGAAACACCAGAAGTAGATCAGCAGCTTCAGCAGGCGCGAGCGCAATTAGCAACCGCAAACGCGAACCTCAAACTTTCGCAGATAACGTCTAACCGCTTTCAAGAACTCTTGAAGAGCGACTCCGTCTCAAAACAGGAAACCGACAGCGCCGTGGGAGCCTACGAGGCTAATGTGGCCACTGTCCAGGCAAACGAATTCAATGTAAAGCGTCTTCAAGATCTACAGTCGTTTGAAAGGATTTATGCGCCGTTTGATGGCGTCATAACCGCTCGAAATACCGATATTGGTGCGCTGATTGATTCCGGCAGCGGCGGAGCCAAGACTGAACTGTTTCGTATTGCTCAACCCGGAGTGGTACGCGCATATGTGAACGTGCCTCAGGCATACTCCCAGAGTGCCAAAAGCGGCATCGCCGCAGATCTCAGGCTAGCCGAATTTCCCGGCCAACGTTTTCAAGGCAAGCTGGTGCGCACTGCCGAGGCGATCGATCCCGTGACTAGGACCCTGCTCGTGGAGGTCGATGTCCCCAATCCAACTGGATCGCTCCTTACAGGAGCCTATGCCGAAGTGCATCTAAAGATCCCCTCCGCTTCGTCAGCCTACGTCTTGCCGGTGAATACTCTGCTGTTTCGCTCCGACGGCTTGCGCATAGCCACGGTAAGAGACGGCGCTCACGCACAGCTCGTGCCGGTAACGATTGGGCGCGACTTCGGAGACCGCGTGGAGGTAGTTGCGGGACTCAATGGCGACGAGGCGGTCATCGTGAATCCGCCAGACTCCCTCAGTTCGGGCGCGAGGGTTCGCGTTGCGCAGTCACCAGCGGTCCTGGGCGGCTGA
- a CDS encoding aldo/keto reductase has translation METRRLGNSSMNITPIGVGAWAIGGGGWEFGWGPQEDKKSLAAIHEALDRGINWIDTAAVYGLGRSERVVGLALKECTSRPYIFTKSSLVWDESGQIGHSLRAKSIRREVEDSLKRLAVDVIDLYQVHWPNPDVDIEEGWTEMVRLKEEGKVRYIGVSNFDVGQMKRAQSIAPITSLQPPYSILARDAEEEILPYARENDIGVIVYSPMYSGLLTGAMTRTRITQLARDDWRRRNPNFQEPLLSRNLRLVQLLREIGDRYERTPGEVAIAWTLRNPAVTAAIVGVRTPEQVSGVIRAGDFYLGALEAKQIELALQHEAAVA, from the coding sequence ATGGAAACGCGAAGGCTTGGTAACAGCAGTATGAACATCACGCCGATTGGTGTCGGTGCATGGGCGATCGGTGGCGGTGGTTGGGAATTTGGGTGGGGCCCGCAAGAGGACAAGAAGTCTCTTGCTGCGATCCATGAAGCCCTCGATCGTGGCATCAATTGGATCGACACCGCAGCAGTCTATGGACTCGGGCGCTCCGAGAGGGTGGTTGGACTTGCGCTGAAGGAATGCACTAGCCGCCCTTACATCTTCACGAAATCCTCACTGGTTTGGGATGAAAGCGGGCAGATTGGACACTCACTCCGAGCAAAGTCTATTCGTCGCGAAGTGGAAGACAGCCTGAAGCGGCTCGCTGTGGACGTCATCGATCTCTATCAGGTGCACTGGCCCAATCCCGATGTGGATATCGAAGAAGGCTGGACGGAAATGGTGCGATTGAAGGAAGAAGGCAAAGTACGCTACATCGGCGTCTCAAACTTCGACGTTGGACAGATGAAACGCGCACAGAGCATCGCGCCCATCACTAGCCTTCAACCTCCGTATTCGATTCTGGCCCGTGACGCAGAAGAAGAAATACTTCCGTACGCTCGGGAAAACGACATCGGCGTGATCGTCTATTCCCCGATGTACTCGGGACTGCTGACTGGGGCAATGACGCGGACACGAATCACACAGCTTGCGCGAGATGATTGGCGAAGGCGGAATCCGAATTTCCAGGAGCCACTACTCTCCCGCAACCTGCGTCTGGTTCAACTCTTGCGTGAGATTGGTGACCGCTACGAGCGCACTCCTGGTGAGGTTGCTATTGCCTGGACGCTGCGTAACCCTGCCGTCACCGCAGCCATCGTGGGCGTGCGAACACCTGAGCAAGTCAGCGGAGTGATCCGAGCCGGTGATTTCTACCTGGGTGCTCTCGAAGCAAAGCAGATCGAACTTGCGCTCCAACATGAAGCTGCTGTCGCCTGA
- a CDS encoding response regulator: MSAGSLRNFAHRYRILCVDDNEFGVYVNSAILRNEGYDVVSCSDAEKAAAIAKAQEQEEIDLAVLDYQMPMMNGAELAALCKAANPDTKVILYSGWLGIPKRELALADLFIQKSEGVQALLDGIEALLHQQATQPKPPAIEDNNANTRMEY; this comes from the coding sequence ATGAGCGCAGGCAGCTTGAGGAATTTCGCACATCGTTATCGGATTCTATGTGTAGACGACAACGAGTTCGGCGTCTACGTGAACTCGGCGATCTTGCGGAACGAAGGGTACGACGTGGTGTCTTGTTCGGATGCCGAAAAGGCCGCGGCGATTGCCAAAGCACAAGAACAAGAAGAAATAGACCTTGCGGTGCTTGATTATCAGATGCCGATGATGAACGGCGCGGAGCTTGCCGCCCTTTGCAAAGCCGCTAATCCAGACACAAAAGTGATTCTCTATTCCGGGTGGCTCGGCATACCGAAACGTGAACTGGCACTGGCTGACTTGTTCATTCAGAAGTCGGAAGGCGTGCAGGCACTGCTTGACGGAATCGAAGCTCTGCTACATCAACAAGCGACACAACCGAAGCCGCCTGCGATAGAAGATAACAACGCAAACACGAGGATGGAATACTGA
- a CDS encoding efflux RND transporter permease subunit — protein MWIVRVALKRPYTFVVMAILILILGIVAIFHTPTDIFPNINIPVVSIIWNYNGLDAQQISDRIISVTERNMTTIVDNIQHIESQSLNGIAVVKVYLQPGASLDRAIGQITASSQTQLRQLPPGTTPPLIISYSASSVPILQLALSGTGLSEQALNDYGLNFIRTRLVTVPGASVPYPYGGKQRQVQVDLDTAALQSKGLSPLDVVNAISAQNLILPSGTSKIGSKEYDVDLNGAPQTIAELNRIPIKTVGSSTIYIEDVANVRDGFPPQTNIVRVNGQRSVLLTIQKAGDASTLNVISGIKDQLTQIKAALPPALEVRPLADQSLFVRASIQGVLKEATIAACLTGLMILIFLGSWRSTLIIAVSIPLSILTSIVVLSAIGETFNIMTLGGLALAVGILVDDATVEIENIHRNIAQGKEIQQAILDGAAQIAVPAFVSTLSICIVFVPMFFLTGVARYLFVPLAEAVVFAMLASYLLSRTLVPTMAKYLLRGHEEEPAHLSTDSRNPFVRFQVRFEEVFEGLRDGYHRSLNLCLHHRRVFLAGFFSVCVTLLLLVIPWLGQDFFPAVDGGQIKLHLRAPTGTRIEDTARLCDLIERSIREHIPQEEISSIIDNIGLPYSGINLSYSNSAPVGPADADVLVSLSAKHRPTEEYVHDLRLDLPKQFPGVTFSFLPADIVSQILNFGLPAPLDLQIVGNNKEANHRFADGLIEKLRYVDGIADLRIQQPFDQPKLHIWVDRTKAQEIGFTQRDVATNLLVSLSGSFQTSPTFWLDPKNGVSYNIAAQTPQYRVDTLEQLENIPVTGTNSNAPPEILASLASINRGVGSPVISHYNIQPVIDIYGSVQGRDLGSLASDVNRIVQENQKDLPRGSQLIVRGQVQTMRSSYIGLLGGLVFSIVLVYLLIVVNFQSWLDPFIIISATPAALCGIAIFLFVTHTRLSVPALTGAIMCVGVATANSILVVSFAKEQIEEGRDPVAAALAAGFTRFRPVLMTALAMIIGMVPMALGLGEGGEQNAPLGRAVIGGLLFATVATLFFVPTFFSVMHCKRTASVEAQ, from the coding sequence ATGTGGATAGTCCGAGTCGCGCTAAAGCGGCCATATACCTTTGTGGTAATGGCGATCCTGATCTTGATCCTGGGGATCGTCGCAATCTTCCACACGCCAACGGACATATTTCCTAATATCAATATTCCTGTCGTCAGCATCATCTGGAATTACAACGGTCTCGATGCGCAGCAGATCAGCGACCGGATCATTTCCGTTACGGAACGGAACATGACGACGATCGTTGACAACATTCAGCACATCGAATCGCAGTCACTGAATGGCATTGCGGTGGTGAAGGTCTACTTGCAACCCGGTGCCAGTCTCGATCGAGCTATCGGACAAATCACAGCGTCGTCTCAGACTCAACTCCGGCAGTTGCCACCAGGGACGACTCCGCCGCTAATTATCAGCTACAGCGCGTCTTCTGTTCCGATTCTCCAACTCGCGTTGTCTGGGACTGGGCTTTCAGAGCAAGCGCTCAATGACTACGGCCTTAACTTCATTCGGACTCGACTTGTGACCGTTCCGGGAGCATCAGTTCCTTATCCCTACGGTGGCAAACAGCGCCAGGTGCAAGTGGACCTGGACACTGCGGCGCTGCAATCCAAGGGACTATCGCCGTTGGACGTAGTAAATGCGATTAGCGCACAAAACCTGATCCTGCCTTCTGGAACATCGAAGATCGGCTCGAAGGAGTATGACGTTGATCTCAACGGGGCTCCTCAAACGATTGCAGAACTGAACCGTATTCCCATCAAAACTGTCGGCAGTTCGACCATCTACATTGAGGATGTCGCCAACGTGCGCGACGGCTTTCCGCCACAAACCAATATCGTGCGCGTGAATGGACAGCGCTCGGTCCTTCTTACCATTCAGAAAGCCGGAGACGCCTCCACGCTGAACGTGATTTCGGGAATCAAGGATCAGCTGACTCAGATCAAGGCCGCCTTGCCCCCGGCACTAGAAGTCCGCCCTCTGGCCGATCAATCCTTATTTGTACGTGCGTCCATTCAAGGTGTGCTCAAAGAAGCCACTATAGCGGCATGTCTGACCGGCCTGATGATTCTGATATTTCTTGGAAGCTGGCGTAGCACTTTGATCATTGCGGTATCGATCCCGCTTTCAATTCTCACTTCCATTGTGGTACTCAGCGCCATCGGTGAGACCTTCAACATCATGACTTTGGGAGGGCTCGCCCTGGCAGTCGGCATTCTCGTGGATGATGCGACTGTTGAGATCGAGAACATCCACCGCAATATCGCGCAGGGCAAGGAGATTCAGCAGGCGATACTTGATGGTGCAGCACAGATTGCTGTACCGGCTTTCGTCTCCACTCTTTCCATTTGCATCGTGTTTGTCCCGATGTTCTTTCTCACGGGCGTGGCTCGCTATTTGTTCGTCCCGCTTGCCGAAGCTGTCGTGTTTGCGATGTTAGCGTCTTACCTCCTCTCGCGAACCTTGGTTCCAACGATGGCAAAGTACCTGCTACGCGGACATGAAGAAGAGCCGGCACACCTTTCGACCGACAGCCGAAATCCGTTTGTGCGCTTTCAAGTTCGTTTCGAGGAAGTGTTCGAGGGACTGCGAGATGGCTATCACCGCTCCTTGAATCTGTGCCTGCACCACAGGCGCGTCTTTCTGGCCGGTTTCTTCAGCGTCTGCGTGACTTTGTTACTGCTCGTTATTCCGTGGTTAGGTCAGGACTTCTTTCCTGCAGTCGATGGTGGTCAAATCAAGTTGCATTTGCGAGCGCCTACCGGGACTCGTATCGAAGACACGGCCCGGCTCTGCGATTTGATCGAGCGTTCAATCCGCGAACATATTCCGCAAGAGGAAATCTCGAGCATCATCGACAACATTGGATTGCCTTACAGTGGAATCAATCTCTCTTATAGCAACTCTGCTCCCGTTGGGCCGGCGGATGCTGACGTACTAGTAAGCCTGTCTGCCAAACATCGTCCAACTGAGGAGTATGTCCACGATTTGCGCCTCGATCTTCCAAAGCAATTTCCTGGAGTGACATTTTCCTTTTTGCCGGCGGATATCGTAAGTCAGATTTTGAATTTCGGACTACCTGCTCCGCTTGATCTGCAAATTGTCGGAAATAACAAAGAAGCGAACCATCGGTTCGCGGATGGCCTGATCGAGAAGCTCCGCTACGTAGACGGAATCGCCGATCTGCGGATTCAGCAACCGTTCGATCAGCCAAAGTTGCACATCTGGGTGGATCGTACGAAAGCTCAAGAGATTGGGTTCACACAGCGAGATGTCGCGACAAACCTCCTGGTTTCGCTTAGCGGAAGCTTTCAGACTTCTCCGACCTTCTGGCTCGATCCCAAGAACGGAGTGAGCTACAACATCGCAGCGCAAACACCCCAATACCGCGTAGACACGTTGGAACAGCTGGAGAACATTCCCGTAACCGGAACAAATTCGAATGCGCCTCCTGAGATCCTGGCCAGCCTGGCATCGATCAACCGCGGAGTCGGTTCGCCGGTGATATCTCACTACAACATTCAGCCAGTCATCGACATTTACGGCTCGGTGCAGGGTCGCGATCTGGGCAGCCTCGCAAGCGATGTGAATCGCATTGTGCAGGAGAATCAGAAAGATCTTCCGCGGGGTTCGCAGCTCATAGTTCGCGGTCAGGTCCAGACGATGCGCTCGTCCTACATCGGCCTCCTTGGAGGTCTGGTTTTTTCGATCGTTCTTGTGTACCTACTGATCGTAGTGAATTTTCAGTCCTGGCTCGATCCCTTCATCATCATCTCAGCCACTCCCGCAGCTCTTTGCGGAATCGCTATCTTCCTGTTCGTGACTCATACCAGACTGAGTGTGCCCGCCCTCACCGGGGCGATTATGTGCGTGGGTGTTGCAACTGCCAACAGCATCCTGGTGGTCAGCTTCGCGAAGGAACAGATCGAAGAAGGACGGGACCCGGTGGCGGCCGCTCTCGCAGCTGGATTCACTCGCTTCCGGCCTGTACTGATGACCGCCCTGGCGATGATTATCGGCATGGTTCCGATGGCGCTGGGCCTCGGCGAAGGAGGCGAGCAAAATGCGCCACTTGGTCGCGCGGTGATTGGCGGTTTGCTCTTTGCTACTGTGGCCACGCTGTTCTTTGTTCCCACATTCTTCAGCGTCATGCACTGCAAAAGGACTGCATCGGTTGAGGCGCAATAA
- a CDS encoding sigma 54-interacting transcriptional regulator, giving the protein MTRRATQARGHLLWEISRAIASHSNLTELFQALATTLHSVVTFDYLSVVLHDSSRDVMRMHVLQSAISLPLQAGMEFAIDESLAAFVMRSGKPMIIADTHEETRFAKLMKLLVEHDVRSICSVPLATPRRSLGALSFGSSDRRAYVEDDFEVLQVVADQVAVAVENALNFEAVQKLREKLGRERDRLKLLLDINNAVVSSLDLPGLFRAIPTSVRQAMQCDAASLALPEANNRDLRLHGVDIRDGRGVLREEMAIPISGSSSGIAFDSGKPFTFGKPPDNSSQISLQTNAGEGFNSGCFIPIIRGDRKLGVLLLLDRRENAFSVQDVEFLGQIAGQVAIALENALNYQELSESRERLVKERLYLLNEIRSEHRFDEVVGSSPALKAVLTQIETVAPTDSTVLLEGETGTGKEVIARTVHNLSSRRDHTFVKVNCAAIPSGLLESELFGHERGAFTGALTQKIGRFELAHKGTLFLDEIGDMPLELQPKLLRVLQEQEFERLGGTRSIRVDVRIVAATNRDLSKMVEERLFRADLYYRFRVFPVTLPTLRERREDIPALVRYFASKYAERMKKPVKTIPSTAMDALVRYDWPGNIRELQNFIERAVILSSDEVLRPPLSELTNQMKLTPHENGNGNSLQHAEREHIVRVLKDADWVLGGDQGAAVKLGIPRTTLIYKMRRLGIPRQPV; this is encoded by the coding sequence GTGACACGGCGCGCAACTCAGGCGCGCGGACATCTCCTATGGGAAATCTCTCGCGCCATCGCTTCGCATAGCAACCTGACCGAACTCTTCCAGGCCCTTGCCACAACTTTGCATTCGGTGGTGACCTTTGATTACCTCAGCGTTGTGCTCCACGACTCAAGCCGCGACGTGATGCGCATGCACGTTTTGCAGAGCGCGATTTCGTTACCCCTGCAAGCTGGGATGGAATTCGCAATCGACGAATCTCTAGCCGCCTTCGTAATGCGGAGCGGCAAGCCGATGATTATTGCTGACACTCACGAAGAAACGAGATTTGCCAAGCTCATGAAATTGTTGGTTGAGCACGACGTGAGGTCGATCTGCAGTGTTCCATTGGCGACTCCGCGCCGGAGTCTTGGCGCGTTGAGCTTCGGCAGCTCTGACAGGCGCGCGTATGTTGAGGACGACTTCGAAGTGCTGCAAGTTGTTGCCGACCAGGTGGCCGTGGCCGTCGAGAACGCGCTGAACTTCGAGGCCGTACAGAAACTACGCGAGAAACTGGGGCGCGAGCGCGACCGTCTTAAGCTGTTGCTCGATATCAATAACGCGGTAGTGTCAAGTCTCGACTTGCCGGGGCTTTTCCGTGCCATCCCGACCAGTGTTCGTCAGGCAATGCAGTGCGATGCCGCCTCACTCGCATTGCCCGAAGCGAACAACAGGGATCTGCGCCTGCACGGAGTGGATATTCGCGACGGCCGTGGTGTCCTGCGCGAAGAGATGGCGATTCCCATTTCCGGATCAAGCTCGGGCATCGCTTTCGATAGCGGCAAACCGTTTACCTTTGGCAAGCCTCCAGACAATTCCTCGCAGATCTCACTTCAGACCAATGCAGGAGAAGGTTTCAACTCAGGTTGTTTCATCCCAATCATTCGCGGAGACAGAAAGCTGGGAGTACTGCTGCTGCTGGACAGGCGCGAGAATGCGTTTTCGGTTCAAGACGTGGAGTTTCTGGGACAGATCGCAGGTCAGGTCGCTATAGCGCTGGAAAATGCGCTGAATTATCAGGAGCTCAGCGAATCGAGGGAGAGATTAGTGAAAGAACGTCTCTATCTTCTCAACGAAATTCGCAGTGAGCACCGGTTTGATGAAGTAGTCGGTTCCAGCCCCGCTCTGAAAGCCGTGCTAACGCAGATAGAAACTGTTGCCCCGACCGATTCGACCGTTCTGCTTGAAGGAGAGACCGGCACCGGAAAAGAAGTGATCGCGAGAACCGTTCATAATCTGAGCTCGCGACGGGATCATACGTTTGTAAAAGTGAATTGCGCAGCCATACCCTCCGGTCTACTCGAAAGCGAGCTGTTCGGTCATGAAAGAGGAGCCTTCACCGGAGCGCTTACACAGAAGATTGGGCGATTCGAATTGGCCCACAAAGGAACCTTATTCCTGGATGAAATCGGCGACATGCCACTGGAGCTGCAGCCGAAGCTGCTGCGCGTTCTCCAGGAGCAGGAGTTTGAGAGGCTCGGTGGCACGCGTTCCATTCGCGTGGACGTTCGCATTGTGGCAGCCACAAACCGCGATCTCAGCAAGATGGTTGAGGAGCGGCTGTTCCGTGCCGATCTCTACTACCGGTTCAGGGTCTTCCCGGTTACGCTTCCTACCCTCCGTGAACGCCGCGAAGATATTCCCGCTTTGGTACGGTACTTTGCATCGAAATATGCGGAGCGCATGAAAAAGCCGGTAAAGACGATTCCTTCCACCGCGATGGATGCCCTGGTTCGGTACGATTGGCCCGGCAACATTCGCGAACTGCAGAATTTCATCGAACGCGCTGTGATCCTCTCTTCCGATGAAGTATTGCGCCCACCGCTCAGTGAATTGACGAACCAGATGAAACTCACTCCACATGAGAACGGAAACGGCAACTCACTCCAACACGCCGAGCGAGAGCACATTGTGCGTGTTTTAAAGGACGCGGATTGGGTGCTCGGAGGCGATCAAGGAGCCGCCGTCAAGCTGGGCATTCCGCGCACAACATTGATCTACAAGATGCGCCGACTCGGCATCCCTCGTCAGCCGGTGTAG